The nucleotide sequence TTTCATAGAAAAAACTATTAAAtcttcagtgtttcctctaggatttttttcagcagcggGGGAAGGACAAACAGCGCCCCCCCCCCGAAAAAAGTGTCACAATTCACAAAACAAGAACAGCAACTGCTAAATCAGTACACTATGGtttgttcatatgttttgtgcttttatcttgtgtttCACTACTCAAAGTGACTTTTTCTGTTGATTATTTGCTTGACAGCTGGCATTCTTTGGCAGTCTCACCCATCTTCTTGTAGTACTCCTCCCAGGCCTTGGTGTAGTCCGGCTGGCCCCCCGGCGTCTGTGCGGGCTGAGTCTGGTCCCCTGAAGTTTGGGCACCTCCAGCTGGGTTAGCAGGGTACTGGGCTGGCACAGCCCCCGACGGCTGCTGGTAGTACTGAGCGTAGTAGGCCGCCCAGGCTGCATTGGGGTCATTGGCTGCTGCCTTGCCTAGAAAAGATGCAGGGTGGAGGGGGTGAGGTCCTCATAGGGTGAGGGTGAGCCCCTGCTACTGGCCTGGAGACCGGGCTTGGAGACCAggggggaaacagagacagggTTAGCCAGAGCTGCTTAAGGCAAAGACACTGCATCTCATCACAACATTTCCATCAGTACTCCTGCTGACCTTCCCAGgtttagaaaacaaaaagtgcCATTACTCATCTGAAAAGACTGGGAGCATATACAGTAAAACCTATAGCCTGGGATGAAAGTACTGCAGTAGGAAAGTTTATAAAGAGAGCCAACATGCAAAAAtgtgcaataaataaacattgatCCTTGACAACCAGGAGAGGCAGTGAAGTCAAACATGACTCACTGGGGTCATGGGGTGCCTGGGGTTGCCACTGCTGATAGGTGTTGCTCCAGCCCTGAGGAGTGTACTGGTGAGGACCTGGAGGACCACCACTGAGGAGAAAAGAAATGGTTTAGTATTAAAAACCTTTCTGGATCATCACACTGACATGACCACAAAAACGTTCTTCTTAATTGGCGTTCACAGTGGCACATTAGTTTGAACTACTCACTGTGGTGGTCCAGGTGCCCCAGGAGGTCCGGGGTTGTATGGGTTGGGGTTGTAGGGACCCATTGGACCAGCAGGACCTGGTCCACCTGGCCCTGGGCCCACAGGACACAGAGGACCCTGGAACAAATGAATTGATAACACATCACATGCATGTACAGAGAAAAAGAACATCAAAAtctcacattttagaagctggaaccagcaaatgtgtcaaaatgtaaaagtaatcaccaaaagcatttttccattatcaaaatagtcAGTAGTAATTAATTTTCAATTTGACCAGCTAATCGAACAGTTGCACAGTGTGGTGATATTTTAACATAATCTCATCCAGGATACAATTAATTAATATCATATCCTTTAAGTAAATCAACTGGAGATGTGATCATTTGCGTTCAGGTGAGAACTCCAGCTTCTGCATTTCTGTTTTCCTacgctaaaaaaaaaaaaaaaaaaaaaaaaaagagtagtAAGTACCTCGATCTTCTCTTCAATGAGCTGCTTGGCGTGGTCGATCTGCTGCGGTGAGCCCCGGATGATAAACAGCTTGAAGTTGGGGTCTCCGTTGGGGGGCGGCTGCCGAGAGATTTCCACAAAGGCGCCGGTCTGCTGGTTGATGGACTTGACATTCTCTCCTCCCCGGCCAATCACGAGCCCACACTTGTGTGCAGGAATGGAGAAGGTCATTTCACCTCCAGGGGGCCCCCAACCGCCTTGTCCCCCACCTCGGCCCCTGTTGCCCGCAGGCATGCCCGGAGGACCTGGAGGAACCTGTGGAAGGAGATGAAAGAAAGCCTCAGTGCCAAAAGATGTAGCTGCTTATAAGGATTTAGTTTAAGGATAATTCTGTTTCACAAGTTTAGATCTGCTGATGTAAACATCGTGAAGCTTAAAAATCCACCTCAAGACTGCTGccatacatttacttttatccACAACTGATTAAGATGATTGCATCTATAAGTTTACAAGTGAAGAAAAGCACGTTTTAGAGTGTGACAGTTCAtgcatgtgtgagagagtgatCCGTACCCCCTGTCCCTCCTCCCTGACCCTGATGCTCTGCAGCAGGTCGTTAATGATCTGGGCAGCGTGCTCGCAGCGTTCAGGGGGACCACTGATGTGGGCAATCTTATCTGGACCAGTCCCGTCATCTGTAAGAAAGATTTTAATCTCCATATTAGAGATTAACACTGAATCACATTACTAACGTGGAGGAGTCACTTGTAGAGCTGAACCCACTGAGAATCACCCAACTCTGTAACACAAGACCCAACATAAGCCAGGTGTTGGCAACTTGCTCCCAGGTGTCAAAAATCACACTGAAAAAGGCCCGTTGCAAGCTGCTCTTACGCCATTATTGTCCTTTGAACACTAGATTCTTGCAGGCTCACCCTTCGCTCAGACATTTTTCCAATGATGCATGCTGAGTCAATAGAAAGTCAAAAAAGAGAGCAAAATGGCATCTGCTCTGCAAAAATAAACTCATGTGAAAAGCATTCATATAATTAGAGAATTCAGCTGCCTGTAAACAGTTATAGCTCTGGTGTGTGACATGtctttcatttaaatttatcgttatgtaaaaaaaaaaaaaagttaaaagtgtATAAAAGAAGGACCACGGGGTTCCATCCCCAATTAGGATTGATTGACATttagggttgttttttttatgaactGGCTTACAGTATTAATTAGCTGCATGAGACATCAAACTTTCGTGTTGGCTTTACACTAATGAGAACCTGAATGTACTCCTCATGCAAAATTATGATCAACAAAtgaggaaaatgtaaaatgaaaccATTATAAAGTCATCACAGGGTTGCACCTTGCTTGAACTGTATCCTAACTCCAGCATCGTTCTGGATTTTCTTGATCATCTCTCCACTGCGCCCAATGACCACACCGACAGAGTGTCGCGGTACGGGGATCTGAGTGGAAATCAGACGTTTTTACAAACTTGGATTTGGTTCAACTGAAAACTGATCCCACTTCTAATTTTGCtcccacacacaaactcacatcCATTCCTCCTCCCATTCGAGAGCTGAAGTCATTTCTCTCACTAAAGCCACCATGATCTCTCTCCCTCAGAATCTCCTGCACCATCTCCTGGGCttgctgaaaatgaaaacacaatgatTACAGTACATGGCAACTCGACTctacacatttattttgaacTCAATGAGATGATTTCATAAATGTACCTGGACTTTGTAGGGATCTCCGATAATGCGCAGGGGCTTGTCAACGTTGGGTCCCTGAGAGGCATCCTGGATCAGGATCATCTTCACCCCTGCACGCTCCTGGAACACAATTAAATATTACCAGAATCAACTTTATTACCAAgcaggtttacacatacaaaatTTGCTTTGGTTTTTTGGTGCTAAACAATTGACATAGTAGGTTGAAAAAAATCTAACAAAGATAAAGTTAGAGGAAGTactaaaataaatttttctaATCAAATTTTCCTTTCTCTACTTATTATTATCtttcatatatacacaactaaAGATATTAAGATATATCagaaaacacaacttttttaAGTGTTTAAGTTTCAGTAAATCGATCACTGAGTACACATCTGTCACAACATGCAAAAGTGATTGCGATGCGATGTACCTGTAGCTGTTTGATGGTCTCTCCTCCCTTGCCAATGACAAGGCCAGCCTTGCCAGCTGGGATCATCATCTCATGCACAGTGCCGTCCTGCCCGTTGGTGGACTCGTGACAAGAAGAAGGGGGTGTGCCCCTCCCTCGTGACACTATCTCATCCAACAGCATCTTGGCTTTCCTAGCCGGGGAAGAGCTGACCAGTTACTCCACATCCATATTATAAAATCATGTCATCAAGCCGATACACACCCtttggccactttattaggtacctgagttcaattgcttgttaacacaaatggctaatcagccaatcacatggcagcaactcaatgcatttaggcatgcaGACGTgatcaagacaacttgctgaagtttaaactgagcatcagaatgaggaagaaaggggattttgACTTTATCGTGGCAAAGTTGTTGGTGCACGACGGGctggattttcacgcacaaccatctctagggtttacagagaatggtccaaaaaGAGGAGagtgggcagactggttcgcaatgacagaaaggcaacagtaactcaaatatccactcgttacaaccaaggtatgcagaataccatctctgaatgcacaacacgtcgaaccttgaagtagatgggctacagcagcagaagaccacacctgGTGCCGCTCCTGTCAGCTGAGAACAGGATACTGAGGCTACAGTTTACACAGGCCGACAAATCTGCTGCAACTGCATGATGccatcatgtcaatatggaccaaagtctctgaggaatgtttccaacagtTTATTGAAAGAATGgcacgaagaattaaggcagttctgaaggcaaaagggggtccaacccggtactagcaaggtgtacctaataaagtgacgAGTGAGTGTAATGGCAAATGATTATTCAGCTAGATTTAGGAGGGGCAGTGCACATTAATAGAACGGCACTGACCTAATATTACATTCCATAGCATACATGAAATTAAGCAATAGGTCATTATAGATGAACAATTTAAAAATGGCATGAAAGAATGGGGAAAGCACAtcaattaaaacatgttttaaaactttTGATATATTCTAGCCCTGCTCTTCCATCTGACAAAATTTGTGGTTGAGGGTATACAAGCACACAGGGCAACCTACTTCATCAAAATGGACCATTTCTGATGCTTctacataaaacaacaatgagaATAAAGTCTGAAACTTACTGTATGGAGTCATGGGAACCTGTGAGAGAGACGCTCCTCTCTGGAAGGCCTCCACTGtctggacacacacaaactgtacatATGTATCTAAGTTCAACACcaaaaggaaaataatattataaactTTAAAACATATAATAATGCAGACAGTACCTGGAGCTATCTGAACCTTGCAACCTGACTCCTGTTGAATCTTATTGATCTGTTCACCTCCACGGCCGATAACTGGGGACAAAGAGAGGGCAAAGTGTGTGTTGTTGGTGGGTCACACTTGCAATAGTGGCAACTATTTATGTCTTATATTACAGAAACAGAGTGGCATCAATATGTGCTAAAACAGTTGGGCAGCACTCACTGAGTCCCACCATGCTGTCAGGCACGCTGTACTCCTCTGTGCTGGAGGCCGGCCTGACACCGTCAGCAAGCAAGAATgacaaagagggagaaagaggcaacaaatcaggaaatggaagactTTTTTTGCATTATTGCATTCTTTGCTATAATCTTGTTTTTCCCCACTGCCATGATACAAAGGTCCCATACGTCTACGCAATACACATCACCTGAAAGTTATGAGATCTCACCTTTGTTGTGCAAGGGCAGCTAGCTGGGCACCAATAGCTGAAATGGGATGGCaacagaaagaaagggagagtgAGAAAACGGAGCAAGGGAGAGGTTTTGGATTACTGATGGACTGTGGACAGACAAGGATAAAGGGGCAAACTACTGAAACAAGAATACTGTACAACTGGAGGTCTATTTTAAATACTGTCATCTGTGAGTTATAAACACCACaagacaaaaagtaaacagagcataaaatagCGGGATGAACTCACACAGTGCTTTGGCTGAATCCAAGTCGCTCTGCGCAGCCAGCTTCTTGCTCTCCGGTTCGTCTGTCAAGTGAGGAAACGACACATCTACTGTTATGTGTGTGAGGTGTCTGTGAGGACTGCACAGAGAATACCATCTGCATCTAAAGCCGTCATCTAGTGTGCAGTGCAGAGGTGgttaacatttaaatttagcagacgcttttgtccaaagctcACTCAGTGTTGAGGCAGTAAACATTGAGTAGCAGAGTCACAGATACCTGCATCCTCCAGCTGTCGTTTCTGTGCAGTGAATGGAAAGCCATCTGAtgcagtgttgttgtttaaTGGAGGTCCAGCATCACCCCCGATCTTAGCTGCAATCTGAAACACAAGCGCAAAATTCTCCCAACCATCAAATGTGCCCACATATTACCACAAAGTCTGCAAACtgacgattattttcattattgactaATCTGCCGACTATTTTCacgattaattgtttagtctataaaattcAAGAAATcgtgaaaaatgctcatcacaattttccagagtCCAAAGTGACATATTCAAATGGCTTCTTTTGTCCAAATAagagtccaaaacccaaataatCTTCATTTACAAAATTTACAGCCTTTAGCAATAACACCTTCACTCGCTCTAATGTAAAGTACATTAACTTTATGATCTTCTCTTTAGTCTTTAttctcattttttaaatttactctaaattatattttatgtagtCCATCTTAGTTATAGTGTAATTTGACTtttaatttctatttatttattaaattccCTTAATTTGTCATGGTAAAGGCGTTACTGTAACAATGcaatctatccatccatctgtgaTCCACTAAGACTGGATATAGTAGCTATTACATAGGATCTTAATTATTATATAAGATTGATGTACTGGTGTCTtataagtttgtttttcttatccAGTCTGATGCCTAACGTTATAACAATTATCTGCTTGCATCATATCTGTAACGTTATTAACGTTAACATTTAAACATctttaagaaaacatttaaacatcttCTGGATATACACATAATGTCGCCTCTTCATTGTTGTAGGATTAAATGATTAAGTAATTTCACTTTGGCTAGATCACCAGTGTGGTTTGTTGATGCACACGCATAGTattttagctaacgttagcttaacgGTAAGTTAATGTAACGTTCACGTTACGACAACCAATGACATGACGTACCACTAACTAGCTTAATGTCATACTGAATTATTAACAACATTAAATCTATGTGAGTTAACCATATTAATTATGTGTCAAGTTGTGTGAACAATGTTAGCCCTCTTGCTAACTATGCAGCTAGCCCTGCCTCCAAACACGCTCCTGCCCGTCACATCCCTCACCTGCCGGGCCCGCTGCACCGCGTCCGCAAACGCATCTTTCTTGATGCCTCCTGCTCCGTTCCCGAGAGCTGCCTGTCCGCCGAGAAGGGGCCCGGATCCGGCTGGCGGCACCGCATTGTACTCCGACATGTTGACCAGAAGACAGGTGAGGGAAAGTGAGCAGAAATTCAGGATCAGAGCTGCGCAGGAGTGGGACGGAAAGTCGAGAAACTGACAGGGCAAGGAAAGCAACGGAGACCCGACGGCGGCCGGGAAGGTTCATTCGCCAAGTCATGAAAGCATTTAAGCCACTGTGGGGAAAGTGCATTGGTATTTTTGTTAGATGCTTAGGTGTTGTGTACAGTGTTTCACATaagagacattttttttaattcgaCAGTTAAGTTAACTTAACACACCTGAAACTTTAACTTGTAGGCTAACTAGTgctaaattacattattaacaTTGTTTTTCCACTCTAGAGTTTTTATGACATGCAGTAAACGCCTACAGTAAATCGTCAAAAATATGATTTCTGAATTTTACATTAACACATAACATTCAATGATTTAATGTAGAGTTAGGAATATGAAAGCTTTTAATTTCACTTGAACACAACATTATGCCTGTTTAAAGATCATGAAATGAGCTGTTCAGACATCAGACTGAACATAGAtccatattatatattatacatggTGGTATAAAGGTTAGAGAAGTGAGCTTGGTCTTTTAGTATTCTTGCTTGTCTTTGGGTCGTCTGCCTTATCTTTTTAGCGATCTTGTGTGTAGCCTCTTTCCTTGCCTCCATCTGCTCTGCGCGGCCCTTCGGTTGACTTCATAATAAGAATCTTCGTTGTGGCTTATTTCACAGTACTCTGttgttcttttctcttttctcagaATGCTGTTGCCTGCTGAGCTCTTTGCTGACCACTGGGCTCCAACCATCACTAGTCTTAAATGTCTGGGGGGAGTTTTGCCAGCTAAACAGAAAGTGGAGCCAGACAATATTCAGGCATGTAGTTTTGTGCATCATAATGGTATTTTAAGGTTAACCAAGAAGCTTCTTCTTGACACTTAACAACTcacaagacaacacacacacactgaaattgtGAAATGATCCAACTGTGAAATTGGTGAATCAAAACAGCAGGGGATAGAATAAATCAGATGGTGTTTATGTGGAGTAAACTGTGCAGTTCTCCATGGGCGGTGTGGCAAAGAAAAGgccataaaaagaaaagattcagccctaatctttttctttttattggcTGGTCTGAGATATGGCTTTATCTTTGCAACTCTGCCTAGAAGGCTGAGTCGCCTCTTAACTGTTTATGTTGAGAATGGTGTTTTGGGGGTATTATTTAATGAAGCTCCCAGTTTCTCAAACTAAACACTCTAATGTATTTGTCCTCTTACTCAGCTGTGCACCCCCTTCCCTTTTCTGTACTGGTTTGTGCCAGTTTGCGCTGTTCTGTGAGGAGAGTAGTAGGCTACATGGCATTACACGAGATCTTCAGGTTCTTAGCAATTTTTCGCATAGAATAGCCTTCATTTCTCAGAACAAGACTAGACTGACATGTTTCAGAAAAAAGTTCTTTGATTCTGGCCATTTTGAGCCTGATGAAACCCACAATTGCTGATTCTCCAGATACTCAACTAGTCTAAAGAAAGATAACTATCTTTCTTTAGACTCTTCTTCAATCAGCACAACCAGTTTTAGCAGTGCTATGATTGCAAAAGGGTTTTTTAATGATGAATTAGCCTTTTGAAATGATAAACTAGGATTAGCAAACACAATGTGCCATTACAACACACAGCGCTGATGGTTGCTGATAATGGGTCTCTGAATGCCTCTGTAGATATTCCATTACAAATCAGCCGTTTCCAGCAACAATACTCACTGTATTTCTGATGAATTTGATGTTATTGTAATGGACAACAaatctgcttttctttctgtcccCAAACTTTGAATGGtggtgtaaaagtaaaaagtaaaagtaaagtaaaaagaaaatgcaatgaAGAGCCTAACAGTGTCCTCATTACATACAGTTTATCTACCACAGAGCACTgataagtttatttttaaactgtatttttttcacGATATttgtcacaatttttttttaaactaaagaAATCATTGATTATGTTATGTGttcatatttttgaaaaattactATGTCTGTATATATCGTTAttggattttttaaatattatcaaTGGCATAAGATATAATATGATATATTGGTGTCTTGTAACAACCATGGCTAAGGAACAAGCATTGTGTTGTTTTGAGAAATGTGGAACTCACCTTCAATCAGTGCTTTGCgcttccttctctttttctgtaCTTCAGCAAACCTCTTGGATGATCTTTCAACCATTgtttccattttctctctcagagCATCACCATTAGCACTATTAATAGAATAGTCACTACTGGCATTTTCTGCAACTGTTGCCTCTATTTTCTTGAAAAGCGCCTTGACTTGAGTGCTATCCTGCCTGTTGCTGATATTGAGAACATGCATTCAGTTTCCACATTGCTCAAGGATCCACTGAAGTGCTGAAACTGATTTCGCACTCTAAACTTGCATCACTGCATGGAGTGTCTACAGTAAACAGCACAATGGTGTGATTAAACACTCCATCATAGGTGCTCCTTTAGTGATGGTTTGAAGATCTGAGGAAATATTATACCAAGAGGTATGACTAGATATAAAAGGCGTGAGGCCCCGGGGGACACAGATGGACGCTGTTCTTGATTTCTCAGGGGTGTTTTCTCGTGGATAGTGCCACCACCAGCCTGGAGTATTGATCACAGTGGCCTGTCTGCCATGGACTTCTTGCTGCCTCACAATGCTTTGGGCAGTTCTTCTATTGGTGTCAAAGACAAGTTTACCCAGTATGATGTTGCCAGTTGCACTCTTATTACTGGGATTACCGTGCAATTCTCTCCCACCTATCAATACCTTCCTCAAATCTGGAGAGTGAAATACATTATTTCTTGCATTAGGCTATATAAGTGCATTATAGAAAACTAGAAAACTGTCCCCATTGATTAATGCAACATTATctatattaattataaatatacaCTCTTAAACTTTCCAGTTTATTGGGTACACCTAgcaaaaactatttattatttaatgaatgttttttcaAGTGTTATGGTTTTGATTTAACTGTATGGTCATATTAGTACatagtttgtggtgctgctgAATTGTATTGTGTACCTAACAAACGGTGTATGAATAAAAACCAAATCTTTTAATACAAAAGACATCTGTTGTTAGGAAATGCTGCTGAAGCCTCACAAATTAGTGACCTGATTATCTTTTACATAGATTTACAGCAACATACAAATACTGTTAACACAGGGAGAAGAGTAGTTTGTCCTGCAAATTTTAATTCCGATCAGATGAAATAcctatttatttgtttagttgTTTTAACATGAAAAGCCAAAGTAGGAACAGAGGCTACAGATTAGcttcagatagatagataatatAATGACAGCATaaagaataaaattaaacaataaaacattaaaatgcatggCAATAATAGCATGATAAAAATGAGGCAATTGCATAAATAGTGTGTGCAATTCATATTCAAAACCACCTGGTCCCAGCCTTGCTTCCTTGATATACTTTCAGTTCAGGATTTCACTGTGTATTGTTCTCAGTTTGGCATAGATAATAAAAATCACATGATGGCCATCTAAAGCAGCCTGTCCACAGCTCTTCTTCACATTGTTTGTCCTTGTCCTAATGAGCTTAAGCCTGCCTGAGACGCCTATGTACATAATTCTTCTAATGTAACAATACTTGGGCATGGGAAGGCTTGGGAAATCTGTTGCTACAGAATTCCCTCacattcatcaacatcacaGAGACTGACACCAGCCATTTGCAGTTGCTGACACTGAGTGATAATGTCATACTGGTGTTGATGACCATGTAGTCCCACCCCAGTCAGTCACTTAAAACAATCTTCAGTAACttaaaacaatcttctcaggTCAAATGTGAGTCAGACTGCACAAAACAATGAGTTAACATGAGGTATAAATAGAAGAATTATATCTCTGTGAAAAAGCTATCATTTCAATTTGTAACTTTTAAATGGTTGGTTACATCGTTGTATTTAAAACTCAGATATAGATAACTATTAAAATTAATCTTTTTGAGGAGGGAAGTGTCACAAATCATATGTTCTTCTTCTACAAAATGTGACTTCTCTACTGAGAATTGGATACAGGGCTGAATAAATagctgattaatcaattaaactTTGAAAATTTATTAggaactattttgataatcggtCAATTgattaagtcatttttcaacAATACTATACATTTGTTGATTTCAACTTCTTAAATGTTGGTAAAgtgaatatctttaggttttggactattggttggacaaaacaagacatttgaaaaaaTCACTGTGAGCTCTGGTAAATATGAGCATTTTCCATTTGGCCtactttctgacatttaaaagaccaaatgattaatggagaaaacaaATTTCAGATTAATAAACgatgaaaataactgttagttgaagctataattttaactttataAAAGCATTGCCTGTAAAACAATCACAGATTACTGAACAGAGTTCAAGAATGTtttgtgggtggtgatggcgcatagagaagatgcttgcctttgtgtgggagacctgggttcaattcccactgtgagacatccaccattatgtccctgagcaagacacttaacctctagttgctccagaggtgtgcgacctctgagatgTAATGTTTTCATTGTAATTTACAATTATCTTGACATATATTACACCATTCTTATGATTTCGCATGTTATTATATAAAGTCAagtgtttcatgtttgtgttgacCAGTAAAACCAGTGGGAATATCATGTTTTAATTGTCCCAGCCAGTAGAGGTAGCTGTCACTTTTTCGTCTTCATTAAATGCGACGCCACACGCCATCTTTGTTATGGGCGAACAACGTCAGACGGTGACGAAGGCATTTTCTGTCCTATGATTGGTGCAATTCGGTCATGTCAAAGGTCACGTATATTTGGCGCTCTGCATTCACTACCAGTCTGGCGCGTTTTTGAAAGAGCAACATACGTCCAGAAACATGTATTTTGAATCCCTGCTCGTAATAATTGGGAAAATATCCGTGTAACGTTTTTCACGTTGCGTTCATTTACCCGTGGCTGACGTGGAAAATGTTTGGACCACTTTTGGGACCCGTGAGGAGAGTTTGTTTGAGAGTAGCATCTAGCGAAGTCTGCTGCtagcttgttgttttgtttagtgAAATTTAACGTTACATATCAGGTGGCAACAAACAGCTGTCTGCCTCACACAATGAACTTCGCCGCCGTTGTTAATTCACACGCACGGGGAAGTGAATAAAGCGTGAACTCAGTCTCGGAAGTTACGGCAACTAAGTTTCTGGTTCAGCATTATTGGTGAGTGTTTTCCTCGACCTGTGTGTTTCTGGTTGTCAGTCTGTCATACGGCACAAACACTGGAGGAGCTAACGCACTGGGCGCCATgtcatgaaaaataaagttacTTGACCCCATTAAAACAATCATAAATATGCTGTATATAAGCTACT is from Micropterus dolomieu isolate WLL.071019.BEF.003 ecotype Adirondacks linkage group LG02, ASM2129224v1, whole genome shotgun sequence and encodes:
- the LOC123963908 gene encoding far upstream element-binding protein 2-like isoform X5, with amino-acid sequence MSEYNAVPPAGSGPLLGGQAALGNGAGGIKKDAFADAVQRARQIAAKIGGDAGPPLNNNTASDGFPFTAQKRQLEDADEPESKKLAAQSDLDSAKALSIGAQLAALAQQRPASSTEEYSVPDSMVGLIIGRGGEQINKIQQESGCKVQIAPVCVCPDSGGLPERSVSLTGSHDSIHSSPARKAKMLLDEIVSRGRGTPPSSCHESTNGQDGTVHEMMIPAGKAGLVIGKGGETIKQLQERAGVKMILIQDASQGPNVDKPLRIIGDPYKVQQAQEMVQEILRERDHGGFSERNDFSSRMGGGMDIPVPRHSVGVVIGRSGEMIKKIQNDAGVRIQFKQDDGTGPDKIAHISGPPERCEHAAQIINDLLQSIRVREEGQGVPPGPPGMPAGNRGRGGGQGGWGPPGGEMTFSIPAHKCGLVIGRGGENVKSINQQTGAFVEISRQPPPNGDPNFKLFIIRGSPQQIDHAKQLIEEKIEGPLCPVGPGPGGPGPAGPMGPYNPNPYNPGPPGAPGPPHGGPPGPHQYTPQGWSNTYQQWQPQAPHDPSLQARSPGQ
- the LOC123963908 gene encoding far upstream element-binding protein 2-like isoform X6, whose amino-acid sequence is MSEYNAVPPAGSGPLLGGQAALGNGAGGIKKDAFADAVQRARQIAAKIGGDAGPPLNNNTASDGFPFTAQKRQLEDADEPESKKLAAQSDLDSAKALSIGAQLAALAQQRPASSTEEYSVPDSMVGLIIGRGGEQINKIQQESGCKVQIAPVCVCPDSGGLPERSVSLTGSHDSIHSSPARKAKMLLDEIVSRGRGTPPSSCHESTNGQDGTVHEMMIPAGKAGLVIGKGGETIKQLQERAGVKMILIQDASQGPNVDKPLRIIGDPYKVQQAQEMVQEILRERDHGGFSERNDFSSRMGGGMDIPVPRHSVGVVIGRSGEMIKKIQNDAGVRIQFKQDDGTGPDKIAHISGPPERCEHAAQIINDLLQSIRVREEGQGVPPGPPGMPAGNRGRGGGQGGWGPPGGEMTFSIPAHKCGLVIGRGGENVKSINQQTGAFVEISRQPPPNGDPNFKLFIIRGSPQQIDHAKQLIEEKIEGPLCPVGPGPGGPGPAGPMGPYNPNPYNPGPPGAPGPPHGGPPGPHQYTPQGWSNTYQQWQPQAPHDPTRSPGQ